From one Lycium barbarum isolate Lr01 chromosome 6, ASM1917538v2, whole genome shotgun sequence genomic stretch:
- the LOC132600507 gene encoding uncharacterized protein LOC132600507, whose amino-acid sequence MEEEDERNGCDESSETSDYTSEDEGTEDYRRGGYHAVRIGDTFKHGRYVVQSKLGWGHFSTVWLAWDTQKSRYVALKVQKSAQHYTEAAMDEITILKQIAEGDSDDKKCVVKLLDHFKHSGPNGQHVCMVFEYLGDNLLTVIKYSDYRGLAIHKVKEICFHILVGLDYLHRQLSIIHTDLKPENILLLSMIDQSKDPTKSGAPLILPSSKSKILSESGASNEIKSSNGDLTKNQKKKIRKKAKRAAQRCTGKEASEETEQDNEASSPEKSNPDEKPNKDSVEGKTNTKTSEGGSTMDEARDGQQRNQRPKRGSRTMRQKLLADVDLKCKLVDFGNACWTYKQFTSDIQTRQYRCPEVILGSKYSTSADLWSFACICFELATGDVLFDPDSGDNYDRDEDHLALMMELLGMMPRKIALGGRYSREFFNRYGDLRHIRRLRFWPMSKVLREKYEFSEQDANEMADFLVQILDFVPEKRPTAAQCLSHPWITGGPRDLAPSTTNSISEATENGGSEKKREKDEREAMEVGVGNIVIDGTTKPVKVSQSVNPAKQS is encoded by the exons ATGGAGGAAGAAGATGAAAGGAACGGTTGTGATGAGAGTAGTGAAACGAGTGATTACACATCAGAAGATGAAGGTACTGAAGATTATAGACGTGGAGGTTATCACGCCGTTCGAATTGGTGATACATTTAAACATGGAAGATATGTAGTACAAAGTAAACTTGGTTGGGGACATTTTTCTACTGTTTGGCTTGCTTGGGATACACAAAAATCT AGATATGTTGCTCTAAAAGTTCAAAAGAGTGCTCAGCATTATACAGAAGCGGCTATGGATGAGATTACTATATTAAAGCAGATTGCAGAGGGAGATTCAGATGATAAGAAGTGTGTCGTGAAGCTATTGGATCATTTTAAGCATTCCGGGCCGAATGGACAGCATGTTTGTATGGTATTCGAATACTTGGGAGATAATCTTTTGACTGTAATTAAGTACTCAGACTATCGAGGGCTAGCGATTCATAAGGTTAAAGAAATTTGCTTCCATATTTTAGTGGGTTTGGATTATTTACATCGTCAGCTTTCTATTATTCACACGGACTTGAAGCCGGAAAATATTTTGCTATTATCAATGATTGATCAAAGTAAAGATCCGACAAAGTCAGGCGCTCCCCTCATTCTCCCTTCTAGTAAAAGTAAAATTCTCTCTGAATCCGGGGCTTCCAATGAAATAAAGAGTTCAAATGGCGACCTGACTAAGAACCAGAAAAAGAAAATACGGAAAAAGGCTAAGCGAGCAGCTCAAAGATGTACGGGCAAGGAAGCTTCTGAAGAAACGGAACAAGATAATGAAGCCAGTAGTCCCGAAAAGTCTAACCCTGATGAGAAACCTAATAAAGACTCAGTTGAAGGAAAGACTAATACCAAAACAAGTGAAGGTGGCTCAACGATGGATGAAGCAAGAGATGGACAGCAGAGAAATCAAAGACCTAAAAGAGGCAGCCGAACCATGAGGCAGAAACTATTGGCTGATGTGGACCTTAAGTGCAAATTAGTCGACTTTGGTAATGCATGCTGGACGTATAAGCAATTTACAAGTGATATCCAGACAAGACAGTATAGATGTCCTGAGGTTATCCTAGGCTCTAAATATTCTACTTCAGCTGATCTTTGGTCCTTTGCTTGCATTTGCTTTGAGCTTGCCACTGGTGATGTTCTTTTCGATCCTGACAGTGGTGATAACTATGACAGGGACGAG GATCACTTGGCCCTCATGATGGAGCTTCTTGGAATGATGCCACGCAAG ATTGCCTTAGGTGGGCGCTATTCGCGGGAATTCTTCAACCGATATGGAGATTTGAGGCATATCAGACGATTGCGGTTCTGGCCTATGAGTAAAGTGCTTAGGGAAAAGTATGAGTTCAGTGAACAAGATGCTAATGAGATGGCAGACTTCCTTGTTCAAATACTTGATTTTGTGCCTGAGAAAAGACCTACTGCAGCTCAATGTCTCAGTCATCCGTGGATCACTGGAGGCCCTCGGGATCTTGCTCCTTCTACAACTAATTCTATATCCGAAGCAACTGAAAACGGTGGCTCGGAGAAGAAGAGGGAGAAGGATGAGAGGGAGGCAATGGAAGTAGGAGTAGGCAATATTGTGATTGATGGAACCACAAAGCCTGTCAAAGTTTCTCAATCCGTAAATCCAGCGAAGCAGAGTTGA
- the LOC132600508 gene encoding magnesium transporter MRS2-11, chloroplastic, with the protein MATTSPHLLQFPVRSPELQVLISGYALFRSQLEFPYLRKNHAPTLRVLNDRRVRIECVAKSTELEPALVKDGNDDDDDDEDEDVEKLSNGSASSLGIREIVYEVVEVKTSGTVAKRKINRRHLLKSSGLRPRDIRSVDPSLWLTNSMPALLVREHAILLNLGSLRAIVNQERVLIFNYNRNGGKAFIDSLLPRLNPTNTNGGPSMPFVLEVVEAALHSRIQRYEHRLWDLEPRVQALLEVLPNRLTGDILEELRISKQKLVELGSRAGALKQMLLDILEDTHEIRRICLIGRNCVLKKENDEMECSVPQEKEIAEEEEEEIEMLLENYLQRCESCHGQAERLLDSAKEMEDSIAVNLSSRRLEVSRFELILQVGTFCVAVGALVAGIFGMNLKSYLEEHVFAFWLTTSGIIVGAVMAFYLMYWYLRTRKIL; encoded by the exons ATGGCGACAACTTCTCCGCATTTACTTCAATTTCCGGTACGTTCACCGGAGCTTCAAGTTTTAATTTCCGGATACGCGCTTTTCCGGTCGCAATTGGAGTTTCCTTACTTGCGTAAGAATCACGCGCCGACACTGCGAGTTTTAAATGATCGGAGAGTGAGAATTGAGTGTGTTGCGAAATCAACTGAGCTGGAACCTGCGTTGGTTAAGGACggtaacgatgatgatgatgatgatgaggatgaggatGTTGAGAAGTTGTCAAATGGCTCAGCTAGTTCCCTTGGAATACGGGAAATTGTTTATGAG GTAGTGGAGGTAAAGACATCTGGGACAGTAGCGAAAAGGAAAATAAACAGAAGGCACTTGCTGAAGTCAAGTG GTTTACGTCCTCGAGATATCAGGAGTGTTGATCCATCATTGTGGTTGACAAATTCAATGCCTGCTTTGCTG GTCCGTGAGCATGCAATTCTATTGAATCTAGGTTCTTTACGGGCCATAGTAAATCAAGAACGAGTCCTTATATTTAATTATAACCG TAACGGAGGAAAGGCTTTCATTGACTCGTTGTTACCACGGCTAAATCCTACAAACACAAATGGAGGGCCATCAATGCCATTCGTATTGGAG GTGGTTGAAGCAGCACTGCATTCACGGATACAAAGATATGAACATAGGCTGTGGGATTTAGAACCACGT GTTCAAGCACTGCTTGAGGTTTTGCCTAACCGATTAACTGGAGACATATTGGAGGAACTTCGTATCAGTAAACAGAAACTG GTCGAATTGGGTTCGAGGGCAGGGGCTCTTAAGCAAATGCTACTTGATATTCTAGAGGATACTCATGAAATACGGCGCATCTGTTTAATTGGGAGAAATTGTGTGCTTAAGAAAGAAAATGATGAGATGGAGTGCTCCGTGCCCCAGGAAAAGGAGATTGCTGAAG aagaagaggaagaaattgaaatgCTTTTGGAAAATTATCTTCAGAG ATGTGAATCTTGTCATGGTCAAGCAGAAAGGCTCCTTGATTCTGCAAAAGAAATGGAAGACTCAATTGCTGTAAATTTGAG TTCTCGAAGGCTTGAGGTGAGCAGATTCGAATTGATTCTACAGGTTGGGACATTTTGTGTTGCCGTTGGTGCCCTGGTAGCAG GTATATTTGGCATGAACTTAAAATCCTATCTAGAGGAACATGTG TTTGCGTTCTGGCTTACAACATCAGGAATTATCGTTGGTGCTGTTATGGCCTTTTATCTCATGTACTGGTATCTGAGAACAAGGAAAATTCTGTAA
- the LOC132600509 gene encoding zeatin O-glucosyltransferase-like, which translates to MTTATTTTKHVDQQCQQQEDVVVVIVPLPAQGHLHASLELARRLSSNLPVYYVSTTAHVHQAQLRARDWDPLKSTPNLIFSEFHVSFDIPPPNPNACIKFPSQLVPAFNSSLQLREPVTDLVRKMARISRKVVVIHDFLTSYVVQEVPKIPNTECYCLHTVSAFVVFSYIWDAVKPVVPPEVEVVLKQLPSLEGCNSPELEEFAQKQIDARVYGAGNIFSTSRVIEGLYLDLLEKMSGHKDFKHWALGPFNPVELETPTTVVNRHYSLEWLDKQPVNSVIFVSFGSTTSLSEEEIKELAFGLEQSQQQFIWVLRDADKGDIFSGDVRKCQLPEGYEERVLERGLVMRDWAPQLEILGHVSTGGFMSHCGWNSCMESISMGVPIAAWPMHSDQPRNALMITEGLKIGISVREWEKRNEVVNAETVEKAVRTLMMSPEGEEMKKRAVELKEAVKLSVMEGGVTQKDMESFVAHITR; encoded by the coding sequence atgacaacagcaacaacaacaacaaaacatGTAGATCAACAATGTCAACAACAAGAAGACGTTGTTGTAGTCATAGTTCCTCTTCCTGCACAAGGCCATCTCCATGCATCCCTCGAACTCGCCCGCCGCCTCTCCTCCAACCTCCCCGTTTACTACGTGAGCACCACTGCTCACGTACATCAAGCTCAGTTGCGAGCACGCGACTGGGACCCCCTAAAAAGTACCCCAAACCTCATTTTCTCCGAATTCCACGTGTCATTCGATATCCCTCCTCCGAACCCTAACGCATGCATTAAATTCCCTTCACAACTAGTCCCTGCATTTAACTCCTCTCTCCAACTACGCGAACCTGTTACAGACCTCGTTAGAAAAATGGCACGAATATCGAGGAAAGTCGTCGTGATTCATGATTTCCTAACTTCTTATGTTGTTCAGGAGGTACCCAAGATACCTAATACTGAGTGCTACTGTTTACACACTGTTTCTGCATTTGTTGTATTTTCTTACATTTGGGATGCGGTTAAACCAGTTGTACCTCCTGAAGTGGAAGTTGTACTTAAACAACTTCCATCTCTCGAAGGGTGTAATTCTCCTGAACTGGAAGAATTTGCTCAGAAACAAATAGATGCTAGGGTTTATGGTGCTGGAAATATTTTCAGTACATCTCGAGTTATCGAAGGATTGTATCTTGATCTACTAGAAAAAATGTCTGGTCATAAGGATTTTAAACATTGGGCTCTTGGTCCATTCAATCCTGTAGAACTTGAAACTCCAACAACTGTCGTTAACCGCCATTATTCTCTAGAATGGCTCGATAAACAGCCTGTAAACTCGGTGATTTTCGTTTCATTTGGATCAACAACTTCGTTATCTGAAGAGGAAATCAAAGAGCTAGCTTTTGGGTTGGAGCAGAGTCAACAACAATTTATCTGGGTCCTGAGGGACGCAGATAAAGGAGATATATTCTCAGGTGACGTACGAAAATGTCAATTGCCTGAAGGATACGAGGAGAGGGTATTGGAAAGAGGGCTCGTGATGAGAGATTGGGCCCCGCAATTGGAAATTTTGGGACACGTGTCGACAGGTGGATTCATGAGTCATTGCGGGTGGAATTCTTGCATGGAGAGTATTTCAATGGGAGTGCCAATTGCCGCGTGGCCAATGCATTCTGATCAGCCTAGAAATGCTCTAATGATAACTGAAGGGCTGAAAATCGGGATATCGGTGAGAGAATGGGAGAAAAGAAATGAAGTGGTGAATGCAGAAACTGTTGAGAAAGCTGTGAGAACATTAATGATGTCGCCGGAGggagaggagatgaagaagagagCTGTAGAGCTGAAGGAAGCAGTGAAGTTGTCAGTGATGGAGGGTGGTGTAACTCAGAAGGACATGGAATCTTTTGTTGCTCACATCACTAGAtaa